agacttaaaaaaaacaataaaaatccaaCTGTTCAAAAATGTATAGTGTAAACAAAAGCTTAtatttggatgcgattaattgtaaTTTATAGTTTAGTTGTTCTCTTGAGTGTTTTATTTGTGTTCAGATGAGCGTCGGTCTGCTGTCGTGTGCGCTGCGCTCTCTGTCTCTGGGCTCTCGGACTGCCTCATCTCAGGTCAGATCTGATCTTCATCATCCTCTTCCTCAACTCTTCATCACCGGACACAACCTCACCTGATTGTTTATTCCGTATGATCAGATCGCAGGTCTCCCGGCCGCTTCCGGTGTTTGGGCTGCTCTGAGCGGATGTCGCGGCTTCACGACGAGCTCCTGTGACCTGCAGAACCGGAGCCTGTGGAAACAGACGGACAAATACACCATACGACCCATCGGCATGAAGAAGACCGGAGGAAGAGATTACACCGGTCAGACACTCATTCAGATCATCTGTGTGTCTTAAACAAATAGTTCAGACTATACTGAGAATGTGCTGATGatcctcagggcatccaagatgtagataagataaaagatgaaacaaattcctcattaagatgtttttaactcaaacaccttgagtccataatctataataacgcttcctccagtgaaaaagtggactggtctgaatcaggagagaaatctgcacaaaccaaaacagctctaaatctTAACAtttgtcttgtcaagatgttaactgatggaccggagtgggttattgtggattattgtgatgtttttatcagctgtttggactctcattctgacggcacccattcactccagaggatacactggtgagacagtgatggaatgctgcatttctcctaATATGATGAAGAAACAAGCTCATCCTCATCTTGGATGATCTGCGTGTGAATACATTTAaatgtgcagtgaatgggtgccgtcagaatgagagtccaaacagctgataaaaaacatcacaataatccacaataacccactccagtccatcagttaacatcttgagaagacaaaagctgaaagaaatctatcattaagatgtttttaactaaaatagacaagtccataatccataaaagagtccatctcctgttgtctctcacaccaaaatccagccacatgtttgtttagagctgcttcagtgcttgatctgtgcagatttctctcctgattcagaccagtccactttttcactggaggaagcgttattatggattacggaCTCAAGgtgtttgagttaaaaatgtcttaatgatggattaagaagttaactgatggactggattgttgagatgtttttatcagttgtttggactctcattctgacggcacccattcactccagagtaGTCTTATGTCAGAGCAATAATCTTCTAGCATGAGTGAGTGGTTGTGGTGTTTGTTCTCAGGTAGGATCATCACACACAGGATCGGCGGCGGACACAAGCAGCGTTATCGTATGGTGGACTTCCAGCGGCTGCGTTATGAACCCGGTAAAGAGGACCAGCCCTTGGTGGAGAAGGTTGTAGAAGTGAGATACGATCCCTGCAGGTCAGTGAGGTTCCTCAAGGTCAGCTGATGTCCGGATGCGCTCCTCATGACGCGTCTTGTTCTCCTTCAGGTCGGCCGATATCGCTCTGGTGGCGGGCGGGAGCCGTAAGCGCTGGATCATCGCCACAGAGAACATGGAGGCCGGAGATCTGATCAAGACGTCCAGCGTTATCGGCCGCATGGCCGTTCTGGCCAAAGAGGGAGACTCTCATCCGGTGGGCGCTCTTCCCGTCGGAACGCTGATCAATAATCTGGAGCTGTATCCCGGGAAAGGAGCGCAGTACATCCGCGCCGCAGGTACCGACACAAAGCTGACGGGAACACCTGAATCTGATCTGAGTCTGTCAGGAGTCATCAATGCGTTCTGTCCGCAGGCACGTGTGGAGTGTTGCTGCGCAAAGTAAACGGCACCGCCATCGTCCAGCTTCCATCCAAACACCAGATTCAGGTCAGATACACTCACTGTTCAACATATCAATTCGCAAGATTTTACAAATCCTGGAAGTCTGTTTTTAAGAGTCTTTTGAAACAGAGAGATGTTCTTTTTCCTGGACATACTAGTTTATGTTATCACATTGGACTGAAATGttctgactttactctcacagGGTTGAACCACtttgcaaaacaaaaatcattataatttTTTGTACTTTTCCCCCCCATCTTGTTACACTCAAAAATGACCAACCTTCATAAAATTGCTTTTGGATCAAAGAAGGGGTTAAGCATAaatacaataagtgtaatactgctttaaattgttgttgtttttccaaaaaacatGACAAAGCTTTCTGTGTAATTTGactacatttttgtttttctgagcatttcatacatttttctctaatttacagaagacactcaCTAAAATGACATTCAGTGTCAGTCTTGTCTTGCATATTTACAagaatcaatttatgacatattaaaagaactaaaaatactaattagttgtaattctacatttgtaaaatttgccacTGTTCCAGGTTTTGCCCattttgtcagtaagaattgttttactcatttaaaacacagtaaaatgaaatatgctcccttattcttttatatattttaatatgcacaagtcagaataaacacGCTGTTTgaatttttatgtaaatattgttccactgaatgacaatgtaacattgtttcaaccaaattttgacattttattctccaaaaacttatttgaaatctTAAGTTTAAACACTTTACTTACATATAAAGTGCTTTCTAtgaacataaaatcacttttgtaaatttcttttgacgtggaagGACATAATTTACAAACCAACAGCAAATTAAAGTTTAATCTATTAAATATAAtctacaaaaaatgtaaatgccATTAAAGGAGtagatcacttccagaacaaaaatgtacagataatgtactcacccccttgtcatccaagatgttcatgtctttcttcttcagtcgtaaagaaatagttttttgaggaaaacatttcaggagtgttctccatatagtggacttctatggtgccctgagtttgaacttccaaaatacagtttaaatgcagcttcaaaggactctaaacgatcccagccgaggaagaagagtcttatctagcgaaacgattggttgtgttctaaaaaaattacaatttatatactttttaaattcaaatgctcctcttgtctagctctgcctgaatttttttttctggttcaagacagttagggtatgtctacaaactcccatctcattttctcctccaacttccgaatcatcctacatcactgttttacctttttttgtaaagggtgtttgatcttctttgcacgtttattttgtaaacactgggtctgttcttctgcagcgatggaggacgattttgaagttggggaagaaaatgagatgggagtttttagacataccctaactgtcttgaaccggagtgcatcacagaactagacaagaccagcattcaaggttaaaaagtaaataaattgtaattttttttagaaaataaccaatcgcttcactagataagactcttcttcctcggctgggatcgtttagagtcctttgaagctgcatttaaactgcattttggaagttcaaactcagggcaccatagaagtccactatatggagaacattcctgaaatgttttcctcaaaaaactaattTCTATAGgagtgaaaaaagaaaaacaagggggtgagtacattatctgcaaatgtttgttctggaagtgaacatctcCTTGAAGTGTTTTGAAGCTTGACTGTGTTCCTGTGGTCAGGTGTTGGAGACGTGTATGGTGACGGTCGGCAGAGTGTCTAACATCGACCACAACAAGCGCATCATCGGTAAAGCGGGCCGAAACCGCTGGCTGGGCATCCGACCGTCGAGTGGCCTGTGGCAGAGGAAGGGCGGCTGGGCGGGACGCAAGATCAAACCGCTGCCCCCCATGAAGAGCTTCATCAACCTGCCGTCTGTAGCCGCCAAAACATGAGTCTGTGAATGATTCTATCACTGCAATAAAACTAACCCTCAGCTCAACACACGCCTGGGTCAATCACACATTCACTCGCCACTGGATAAAAACGCTTTATTAAACACATCTGCGTGTGAAAGCATGGAAAGAAGCAGCGCTATAAAATGCCATTACATACTCCAAATGTAAAACATGCAAAGGTACAACATTTAAAAATCACATCATTTAAAAATGAGTTTTTGTGCAAAGGTGCTGCAGTCGTGTGGAGTACACAGAGATACGTGACACACGTGACCAGATACTAGAGTTCATCACGGAACACACCAACCTTCATGTAAACGCATCCGCACAACCGCACACACCGACAAATAGAGTTCATAGTGGTTCTTAGAGTCAGAGTTCAACCAAAAATCagcattctgtcatcatttactcaaaagCAAACCTGTTTGACTTCATTACTCAtgtgaacataaaagaagatatcttCTCAAGAATGTCATAtgagtttaaaggggtcatcggatgccaaactcacttttccatgttgtttgaacattaatgtgttgtcagtttgtgaacacaaccaccctacaatgataccaGTGGGAttctttaatctttaaaaataatattccctttttaaaatcagctcattctcagcttcttgtgggtgtgacgacaagttaaaaaattaacaatttatatactttttaaattcaaatgctcctcttgtctagctctgcctgaacttttttccggttcaagacagttagggtatgtctcaaaactctcatctcattttctcctccaacttcataatcgtcctccatcgctgttttaccttttttgtaaagggtgtttgatcttctttgcacgttcactttgtaaacactgggtctgttcttctgcagcgatggaggatgattttgaagttggaggagaaaatgagatgagagtttttagacataccctaactgtcttgaactggaaaaaaacagTTTAGCAGagcaaaacaagattttttttagaaaataaccaatcgtttcactagataagactcttcttcctcggctgggatcgtttagagtcctttgaagctgcatttaaactgcattttggaagttcaaactcagggcaccatagaagtccactatatggagaacactcttgaaatttttcctcaaaaaaactaattctttacgactgaagaaaggaagacatgaacatcttggatgacgaggggtgagtacatgatctgtaaatgtttgttctggaagtgaacttctcctttaagagtaAACGCTGACAGAAAGCTGATTTTCGGTCTGGTTAAATCAAAGTGCTGTAGCTGGAGCAGCCGGTTGATGTGCTCATCCGTTCAGAACTCATCTTACTGTAGTAAAAGTGCAAATACTGCGTGTGAATCTGGTGCTGATGAAGCAGCTTTCAGACACTGGAATCTGTTTTTTGGCATTTGAAGTGGTCATTTTGGAAGTAAAAACAAAGGGTACAACACTGAATAAGGACGGAATCTAACCCTCTGAATACATTCATCAGCATATATGACACAATGAACAATCACAACAAAAACACATGAGAAGCACCGTTAAACACACTCAGATCCAATCTGTCCAACAATAAAACAAGCTCAACACAAACACTGGTTCATGATCAAGCTGTTTCCTCCCAAACACTGAGGATTCACAGATCAGCTACTGAAATATTATTCATGCTGTTGTGTGACTGGAACTGAGTAAAGCACTGAAGAAAAGGGTTAAGTTGTAGATTTAAAACTAAAATCCATAACAGACTAATAACAGATGCTCAATCTCCCATGATGCACTGAGTTTGAT
Above is a genomic segment from Garra rufa chromosome 2, GarRuf1.0, whole genome shotgun sequence containing:
- the mrpl2 gene encoding large ribosomal subunit protein uL2m; the encoded protein is MSVGLLSCALRSLSLGSRTASSQIAGLPAASGVWAALSGCRGFTTSSCDLQNRSLWKQTDKYTIRPIGMKKTGGRDYTGRIITHRIGGGHKQRYRMVDFQRLRYEPGKEDQPLVEKVVEVRYDPCRSADIALVAGGSRKRWIIATENMEAGDLIKTSSVIGRMAVLAKEGDSHPVGALPVGTLINNLELYPGKGAQYIRAAGTCGVLLRKVNGTAIVQLPSKHQIQVLETCMVTVGRVSNIDHNKRIIGKAGRNRWLGIRPSSGLWQRKGGWAGRKIKPLPPMKSFINLPSVAAKT